The Corallococcus soli genome contains a region encoding:
- the meaB gene encoding methylmalonyl Co-A mutase-associated GTPase MeaB → MKSLPADTYVDGVRAGDRAVLARAITLVESEHPRHAALAQEVLTRLLPSTGRSRRVGISGVPGVGKSTFIDALGMHLVGHGHQVAVLAIDPSSSVSGGSILGDKTRMSRLAREPAAYIRPSPSSGTLGGVARKTRETLLLCEAAGFDVVLVETVGVGQSETVVADLVDFYLVLMLAGAGDELQGIKRGILEVADMVAINKADGDNKLAAAQARSQYRAALHLMRPGAEPVVTTCSAMEGTGIDLLWDSVESVIAQREASGALAQRRTQQQVGWMWAMVNDGLRAALRAHPDVAALVPCLEQDVREGRATPTSAALQVLGAFLPRTQA, encoded by the coding sequence GTGAAGTCGCTGCCCGCGGACACCTACGTGGACGGCGTGCGGGCGGGTGACCGGGCGGTGCTCGCGCGCGCCATCACCCTGGTGGAGAGCGAACACCCGCGCCACGCGGCGCTCGCGCAGGAGGTCCTCACGCGGCTCCTGCCCTCCACCGGCAGGAGCCGGCGCGTGGGCATCAGCGGCGTTCCGGGCGTGGGCAAGAGCACCTTCATCGACGCGCTGGGCATGCACCTGGTCGGACACGGGCACCAGGTGGCGGTGCTCGCCATCGACCCGTCCAGCAGCGTGTCCGGCGGCAGCATCCTGGGCGACAAGACGCGCATGTCGCGGCTGGCGCGCGAGCCCGCCGCGTACATCCGCCCCAGCCCCTCCAGCGGCACGCTGGGCGGCGTCGCGCGCAAGACGCGGGAGACGCTGCTGCTCTGCGAGGCCGCCGGCTTCGACGTGGTGCTGGTGGAGACGGTGGGCGTGGGCCAGTCGGAGACCGTGGTCGCGGACCTGGTGGACTTCTACCTGGTGCTGATGCTCGCGGGCGCGGGCGACGAACTGCAGGGCATCAAGCGCGGCATCCTGGAGGTGGCGGACATGGTCGCCATCAACAAGGCGGACGGCGACAACAAGCTCGCCGCGGCCCAGGCGCGCAGCCAGTACCGCGCCGCCCTGCACCTGATGCGCCCGGGCGCGGAGCCGGTCGTCACGACGTGCAGCGCCATGGAGGGGACTGGCATCGACCTTCTGTGGGACTCCGTGGAGTCCGTCATCGCCCAGCGCGAGGCGTCCGGAGCGCTGGCCCAGCGCAGGACGCAGCAGCAGGTGGGCTGGATGTGGGCCATGGTGAACGACGGACTGCGGGCGGCCCTGCGAGCGCACCCCGACGTGGCCGCCCTCGTCCCCTGTCTGGAGCAGGACGTACGCGAAGGGCGCGCGACGCCCACGTCGGCCGCACTGCAGGTGCTGGGGGCCTTCCTTCCGCGTACGCAGGCCTGA